In Betta splendens chromosome 22, fBetSpl5.4, whole genome shotgun sequence, the following proteins share a genomic window:
- the tmed8 gene encoding protein TMED8 — translation MERLDTASELQSRLSSLSLSSFPGITSEQCDNTPLDRLQSTDLSQSFTQSKASMDGSREDPGQRPEDNKEASADPALGEGGEENNSAGSCQLSAEVKAQVQPLPPPTTWTSAELKELKARLRPEKDSVVTVYRGDIMTVNVPTVPEAKRVCWEFATDGYDIGFGIYFDWTPVTNRAITVHISESSDDEDEEEEPEAPGSNGDVEKGSKAQAKSNLAEILPVYRQDSHLSVHGGSHDFPGEGTYLLKFDNSYSLWRNKTLYYRVYYSA, via the exons ATGGAGAGATTAGACACCGCATCAGAGCTCCAGTCGCGGCTGTCATCGCTCTCCCTCTCGTCCTTTCCCGGAATAACGTCCGAGCAGTGCGACAACACGCCGCTGGACAG GCTTCAGAGTACAGACCTCTCCCAGAGCTTCACCCAAAGCAAGGCGAGCATGGATGGAAGCAGGGAGGATCCGGGGCAGCGTCCAGAG gatAATAAAGAGGCCTCTGCTGATCCGGCCCTGGGGGAAGGAGGTGAAGAGAATAACAGTGCTGGGAGCTGTCAACTCTCTGCGGAGGTGAAAG CCCAGGTGCAGCCCCTCCCACCTCCCACCACATGGACGTCTgctgagctgaaggagctgaaggcgaGGCTTCGGCCGGAGAAGGACAGCGTGGTGACCGTGTACCGCGGCGACATCATGACCGTGAACGTTCCCACCGTCCCCGAGGCCAAGCGGGTGTGCTGGGAGTTCGCTACGGACGGCTACGACATCGGCTTTGGCATTTACTTTGACTGGACTCCTGTCACGAACCGCGCCATTACTGTGCACATCAGCGAATCGAGTGACGACgaagacgaagaggaggagcccGAAG CACCCGGCAGTAATGGTGACGTGGAGAAGGGATCCAAAGCACAAGCCAAATCCAACCTGGCTGAAATCCTACCTGTGTATCGCCAGGACAGCCACCTGTCTGTCCATGGGGGGAGCCACGACTTTCCAGGTGAAGGCACGTACCTGCTGAAGTTTGACAACTCCTACTCACTATGGAGGAATAAAACTCTTTACTACAGGGTTTATTACAGTGCCTGA
- the zgc:163014 gene encoding uncharacterized protein zgc:163014 isoform X4, which yields MGSPDFYALWSLRDAPRQFFSKSNRSSFQVHVPLPLPKQLVIFGLGEWRSGEATISVEVLVSAQARPQRIGTLTSQTRCLIWEGDWNSDIVAEAAERGRRGVYGKIVLTVCREPQGACVFSSTPLAQRTRLFPEQEHAADLCSTLLKNERDPVTPSSSHLGDGDGDCSADVQVNAIDTTDVTVKNGPQNQTPRRPAIRKRGLLTSSFEDTHSPKVQASTPKKMRLSTQEEVTFQIKTDNRVSVTPSTRWSHTMCLSDPDTAILIGGETSDQNHCQDSLWKLELDSDFWFPMNSSASGPVPPCAQGHSATYDPDSKSVFVYGGLGKGLRYSELYILDTVSWKWRLVTAKGNVPSLAYHSAMFYKRELFVLGGVQPSASSGDKPCSSALYIFNPEFELWYKPIVDGDKPLPRFGHSATLLSQSLVIFGGRNTATYLNDVCVLDLGFMEYTAVKCGNLPPLPRGFHAALPVSDNRILVSGGVSAIGALQDVHIFNTGEVVTSSTPTCGAQWRRRCSPPGPAPATA from the exons ATGGGGAGCCCGGACTTCTACGCGCTGTGGTCCCTGCGCGACGCGCCGCGGCAGTTCTTCAG CAAATCCAACCGGAGCAGCTTCCAGGTGCAcgtgccgctgccgctgcccaAGCAGCTGGTCATCTTTGGGCTGGGGGAGTGGAGGAGCGGCGAGGCCACCATTTCAGTGGAGGTCCTGGTTAGTGCGCAGGCGCGGCCCCAGAGAATCGGCACCCTGACGAGTCAGACGAG GTGCCTGATCTGGGAGGGAGACTGGAACAGTGACATTGTCGCCGAAGCAGCAGAAAGAGGCCGAAGAGGAGTTTACGGCAAGATAGTTCTCACCGTGTGTCGGGAG CCGCAGGGCGCATGCGTGTTCAGCAGCACGCCTCTGGCGCAGAGGACGCGTCTGTTCCCGGAGCAGGAACACGCAGCCGACCTGTGCAGCACGTTGCTCAAGAACGAGCGTGACCCG GTGACTCCCAGCTCCTCCCACCTGGGCGACGGTGATGGCGACTGCTCCGCTGACGTCCAGGTCAACGCTATCGACACCACTGACGTGACTGTGAAGAACGGGCCGCAG AATCAGACACCCAGACGTCCCGCCATCCGCAAGCGAGGCCTCCTGACGTCCAGCTTCGAGGACACACACAGTCCGAAGGTCCAGGCTTCAACCCCCAAGAAGATGCGGCTGAGCACCCAGGAGGAAGTGACCTTCCAGATAAAAACCGACAACAGAG TTTCAGTGACCCCTTCAACGCGCTGGAGCCACACGATGTGTCTGAGCGACCCGGACACGGCCATCCTCATCGGGGGGGAGACCTCGGATCAGAACCACTGCCAGGACTCGCTGTGGAAGCTGGAGTTGG ACAGCGATTTCTGGTTCCCCATGAACTCGTCTGCGTCGGGTCCGGTTCCCCCGTGCGCCCAAGGACATTCTGCAACCTATGACCCGGACTCCAAGTCGGTCTTTGTCTACGGGGGTCTGGGGAAGGGTCTGCGCTACAGCGAGCTGTACATCCTCGACACGGTCAGCTGGAAGTGGAGGCTCGTCACA GCAAAAGGGAACGTTCCCAGCTTGGCGTATCACTCGGCGATGTTCTACAAGAGGGAGCTCTTTGTGCTGGGTGGAGTCCAGCCGAGCGCGTCCTCCGGGGATAAACCCTGCAGCAGTGCCCTCTACATCTTCAACCCAGAGTTTGAACTGTGGTACAAGCCCATCGTGGACGGAGACAAACCTCTGCCGAGGTTTGG ACACTCGGCGACACTTCTCTCCCAGAGTCTGGTAATATTTGGTGGCCGAAATACTGCAACGTACCTCAACGACGTCTGTGTTCTGGATTTGG GATTCATGGAGTACACGGCCGTGAAGTGTGGGAACCTTCCTCCACTGCCTCGAGG GTTTCATGCAGCGCTGCCAGTGTCAGACAACAGGATTCTAGTCAGTGGAGGCGTCAGTGCGATCGGAGCCCTGCAGGACGTGCACATCTTCAACACGGGTGAGGTTGTGACTTCCAGC ACACCAACCTGTGGAGCCCAGTGGCGTCgccgctgctctcctccaggcCCCGCGCCGGCCACAGCATGA
- the zgc:163014 gene encoding uncharacterized protein zgc:163014 isoform X1, with amino-acid sequence MGSPDFYALWSLRDAPRQFFSKSNRSSFQVHVPLPLPKQLVIFGLGEWRSGEATISVEVLVSAQARPQRIGTLTSQTRCLIWEGDWNSDIVAEAAERGRRGVYGKIVLTVCREPQGACVFSSTPLAQRTRLFPEQEHAADLCSTLLKNERDPVTPSSSHLGDGDGDCSADVQVNAIDTTDVTVKNGPQNQTPRRPAIRKRGLLTSSFEDTHSPKVQASTPKKMRLSTQEEVTFQIKTDNRVSVTPSTRWSHTMCLSDPDTAILIGGETSDQNHCQDSLWKLELDSDFWFPMNSSASGPVPPCAQGHSATYDPDSKSVFVYGGLGKGLRYSELYILDTVSWKWRLVTAKGNVPSLAYHSAMFYKRELFVLGGVQPSASSGDKPCSSALYIFNPEFELWYKPIVDGDKPLPRFGHSATLLSQSLVIFGGRNTATYLNDVCVLDLGFMEYTAVKCGNLPPLPRGFHAALPVSDNRILVSGGVSAIGALQDVHIFNTDTNLWSPVASPLLSSRPRAGHSMISLGCSTLTDAEKHERGQNVSVHCRLLVFGGSDCCGTFYNDTLKCTVEIPSYK; translated from the exons ATGGGGAGCCCGGACTTCTACGCGCTGTGGTCCCTGCGCGACGCGCCGCGGCAGTTCTTCAG CAAATCCAACCGGAGCAGCTTCCAGGTGCAcgtgccgctgccgctgcccaAGCAGCTGGTCATCTTTGGGCTGGGGGAGTGGAGGAGCGGCGAGGCCACCATTTCAGTGGAGGTCCTGGTTAGTGCGCAGGCGCGGCCCCAGAGAATCGGCACCCTGACGAGTCAGACGAG GTGCCTGATCTGGGAGGGAGACTGGAACAGTGACATTGTCGCCGAAGCAGCAGAAAGAGGCCGAAGAGGAGTTTACGGCAAGATAGTTCTCACCGTGTGTCGGGAG CCGCAGGGCGCATGCGTGTTCAGCAGCACGCCTCTGGCGCAGAGGACGCGTCTGTTCCCGGAGCAGGAACACGCAGCCGACCTGTGCAGCACGTTGCTCAAGAACGAGCGTGACCCG GTGACTCCCAGCTCCTCCCACCTGGGCGACGGTGATGGCGACTGCTCCGCTGACGTCCAGGTCAACGCTATCGACACCACTGACGTGACTGTGAAGAACGGGCCGCAG AATCAGACACCCAGACGTCCCGCCATCCGCAAGCGAGGCCTCCTGACGTCCAGCTTCGAGGACACACACAGTCCGAAGGTCCAGGCTTCAACCCCCAAGAAGATGCGGCTGAGCACCCAGGAGGAAGTGACCTTCCAGATAAAAACCGACAACAGAG TTTCAGTGACCCCTTCAACGCGCTGGAGCCACACGATGTGTCTGAGCGACCCGGACACGGCCATCCTCATCGGGGGGGAGACCTCGGATCAGAACCACTGCCAGGACTCGCTGTGGAAGCTGGAGTTGG ACAGCGATTTCTGGTTCCCCATGAACTCGTCTGCGTCGGGTCCGGTTCCCCCGTGCGCCCAAGGACATTCTGCAACCTATGACCCGGACTCCAAGTCGGTCTTTGTCTACGGGGGTCTGGGGAAGGGTCTGCGCTACAGCGAGCTGTACATCCTCGACACGGTCAGCTGGAAGTGGAGGCTCGTCACA GCAAAAGGGAACGTTCCCAGCTTGGCGTATCACTCGGCGATGTTCTACAAGAGGGAGCTCTTTGTGCTGGGTGGAGTCCAGCCGAGCGCGTCCTCCGGGGATAAACCCTGCAGCAGTGCCCTCTACATCTTCAACCCAGAGTTTGAACTGTGGTACAAGCCCATCGTGGACGGAGACAAACCTCTGCCGAGGTTTGG ACACTCGGCGACACTTCTCTCCCAGAGTCTGGTAATATTTGGTGGCCGAAATACTGCAACGTACCTCAACGACGTCTGTGTTCTGGATTTGG GATTCATGGAGTACACGGCCGTGAAGTGTGGGAACCTTCCTCCACTGCCTCGAGG GTTTCATGCAGCGCTGCCAGTGTCAGACAACAGGATTCTAGTCAGTGGAGGCGTCAGTGCGATCGGAGCCCTGCAGGACGTGCACATCTTCAACACGG ACACCAACCTGTGGAGCCCAGTGGCGTCgccgctgctctcctccaggcCCCGCGCCGGCCACAGCATGATAAGTTTGGGCTGCTCCACTCTAACGGACGCCGAGAAGCACGAACGGGGCCAAAACGTCAGCGTTCACTGCAGGTTGCTGGTGTTCGGCGGCTCTGACTGTTGTGGGACCTTCTACAACGATACGCTCAAGTGCACAGTGGAGATTCCAAGTTACAAATGA
- the zgc:163014 gene encoding uncharacterized protein zgc:163014 isoform X3, producing the protein MGSPDFYALWSLRDAPRQFFSKSNRSSFQVHVPLPLPKQLVIFGLGEWRSGEATISVEVLVSAQARPQRIGTLTSQTRCLIWEGDWNSDIVAEAAERGRRGVYGKIVLTVCREPQGACVFSSTPLAQRTRLFPEQEHAADLCSTLLKNERDPVTPSSSHLGDGDGDCSADVQVNAIDTTDVTVKNGPQNQTPRRPAIRKRGLLTSSFEDTHSPKVQASTPKKMRLSTQEEVTFQIKTDNRVSVTPSTRWSHTMCLSDPDTAILIGGETSDQNHCQDSLWKLELDSDFWFPMNSSASGPVPPCAQGHSATYDPDSKSVFVYGGLGKGLRYSELYILDTAKGNVPSLAYHSAMFYKRELFVLGGVQPSASSGDKPCSSALYIFNPEFELWYKPIVDGDKPLPRFGHSATLLSQSLVIFGGRNTATYLNDVCVLDLGFMEYTAVKCGNLPPLPRGFHAALPVSDNRILVSGGVSAIGALQDVHIFNTDTNLWSPVASPLLSSRPRAGHSMISLGCSTLTDAEKHERGQNVSVHCRLLVFGGSDCCGTFYNDTLKCTVEIPSYK; encoded by the exons ATGGGGAGCCCGGACTTCTACGCGCTGTGGTCCCTGCGCGACGCGCCGCGGCAGTTCTTCAG CAAATCCAACCGGAGCAGCTTCCAGGTGCAcgtgccgctgccgctgcccaAGCAGCTGGTCATCTTTGGGCTGGGGGAGTGGAGGAGCGGCGAGGCCACCATTTCAGTGGAGGTCCTGGTTAGTGCGCAGGCGCGGCCCCAGAGAATCGGCACCCTGACGAGTCAGACGAG GTGCCTGATCTGGGAGGGAGACTGGAACAGTGACATTGTCGCCGAAGCAGCAGAAAGAGGCCGAAGAGGAGTTTACGGCAAGATAGTTCTCACCGTGTGTCGGGAG CCGCAGGGCGCATGCGTGTTCAGCAGCACGCCTCTGGCGCAGAGGACGCGTCTGTTCCCGGAGCAGGAACACGCAGCCGACCTGTGCAGCACGTTGCTCAAGAACGAGCGTGACCCG GTGACTCCCAGCTCCTCCCACCTGGGCGACGGTGATGGCGACTGCTCCGCTGACGTCCAGGTCAACGCTATCGACACCACTGACGTGACTGTGAAGAACGGGCCGCAG AATCAGACACCCAGACGTCCCGCCATCCGCAAGCGAGGCCTCCTGACGTCCAGCTTCGAGGACACACACAGTCCGAAGGTCCAGGCTTCAACCCCCAAGAAGATGCGGCTGAGCACCCAGGAGGAAGTGACCTTCCAGATAAAAACCGACAACAGAG TTTCAGTGACCCCTTCAACGCGCTGGAGCCACACGATGTGTCTGAGCGACCCGGACACGGCCATCCTCATCGGGGGGGAGACCTCGGATCAGAACCACTGCCAGGACTCGCTGTGGAAGCTGGAGTTGG ACAGCGATTTCTGGTTCCCCATGAACTCGTCTGCGTCGGGTCCGGTTCCCCCGTGCGCCCAAGGACATTCTGCAACCTATGACCCGGACTCCAAGTCGGTCTTTGTCTACGGGGGTCTGGGGAAGGGTCTGCGCTACAGCGAGCTGTACATCCTCGACACG GCAAAAGGGAACGTTCCCAGCTTGGCGTATCACTCGGCGATGTTCTACAAGAGGGAGCTCTTTGTGCTGGGTGGAGTCCAGCCGAGCGCGTCCTCCGGGGATAAACCCTGCAGCAGTGCCCTCTACATCTTCAACCCAGAGTTTGAACTGTGGTACAAGCCCATCGTGGACGGAGACAAACCTCTGCCGAGGTTTGG ACACTCGGCGACACTTCTCTCCCAGAGTCTGGTAATATTTGGTGGCCGAAATACTGCAACGTACCTCAACGACGTCTGTGTTCTGGATTTGG GATTCATGGAGTACACGGCCGTGAAGTGTGGGAACCTTCCTCCACTGCCTCGAGG GTTTCATGCAGCGCTGCCAGTGTCAGACAACAGGATTCTAGTCAGTGGAGGCGTCAGTGCGATCGGAGCCCTGCAGGACGTGCACATCTTCAACACGG ACACCAACCTGTGGAGCCCAGTGGCGTCgccgctgctctcctccaggcCCCGCGCCGGCCACAGCATGATAAGTTTGGGCTGCTCCACTCTAACGGACGCCGAGAAGCACGAACGGGGCCAAAACGTCAGCGTTCACTGCAGGTTGCTGGTGTTCGGCGGCTCTGACTGTTGTGGGACCTTCTACAACGATACGCTCAAGTGCACAGTGGAGATTCCAAGTTACAAATGA
- the zgc:163014 gene encoding uncharacterized protein zgc:163014 isoform X2 encodes MGSPDFYALWSLRDAPRQFFSKSNRSSFQVHVPLPLPKQLVIFGLGEWRSGEATISVEVLVSAQARPQRIGTLTSQTRCLIWEGDWNSDIVAEAAERGRRGVYGKIVLTVCREGACVFSSTPLAQRTRLFPEQEHAADLCSTLLKNERDPVTPSSSHLGDGDGDCSADVQVNAIDTTDVTVKNGPQNQTPRRPAIRKRGLLTSSFEDTHSPKVQASTPKKMRLSTQEEVTFQIKTDNRVSVTPSTRWSHTMCLSDPDTAILIGGETSDQNHCQDSLWKLELDSDFWFPMNSSASGPVPPCAQGHSATYDPDSKSVFVYGGLGKGLRYSELYILDTVSWKWRLVTAKGNVPSLAYHSAMFYKRELFVLGGVQPSASSGDKPCSSALYIFNPEFELWYKPIVDGDKPLPRFGHSATLLSQSLVIFGGRNTATYLNDVCVLDLGFMEYTAVKCGNLPPLPRGFHAALPVSDNRILVSGGVSAIGALQDVHIFNTDTNLWSPVASPLLSSRPRAGHSMISLGCSTLTDAEKHERGQNVSVHCRLLVFGGSDCCGTFYNDTLKCTVEIPSYK; translated from the exons ATGGGGAGCCCGGACTTCTACGCGCTGTGGTCCCTGCGCGACGCGCCGCGGCAGTTCTTCAG CAAATCCAACCGGAGCAGCTTCCAGGTGCAcgtgccgctgccgctgcccaAGCAGCTGGTCATCTTTGGGCTGGGGGAGTGGAGGAGCGGCGAGGCCACCATTTCAGTGGAGGTCCTGGTTAGTGCGCAGGCGCGGCCCCAGAGAATCGGCACCCTGACGAGTCAGACGAG GTGCCTGATCTGGGAGGGAGACTGGAACAGTGACATTGTCGCCGAAGCAGCAGAAAGAGGCCGAAGAGGAGTTTACGGCAAGATAGTTCTCACCGTGTGTCGGGAG GGCGCATGCGTGTTCAGCAGCACGCCTCTGGCGCAGAGGACGCGTCTGTTCCCGGAGCAGGAACACGCAGCCGACCTGTGCAGCACGTTGCTCAAGAACGAGCGTGACCCG GTGACTCCCAGCTCCTCCCACCTGGGCGACGGTGATGGCGACTGCTCCGCTGACGTCCAGGTCAACGCTATCGACACCACTGACGTGACTGTGAAGAACGGGCCGCAG AATCAGACACCCAGACGTCCCGCCATCCGCAAGCGAGGCCTCCTGACGTCCAGCTTCGAGGACACACACAGTCCGAAGGTCCAGGCTTCAACCCCCAAGAAGATGCGGCTGAGCACCCAGGAGGAAGTGACCTTCCAGATAAAAACCGACAACAGAG TTTCAGTGACCCCTTCAACGCGCTGGAGCCACACGATGTGTCTGAGCGACCCGGACACGGCCATCCTCATCGGGGGGGAGACCTCGGATCAGAACCACTGCCAGGACTCGCTGTGGAAGCTGGAGTTGG ACAGCGATTTCTGGTTCCCCATGAACTCGTCTGCGTCGGGTCCGGTTCCCCCGTGCGCCCAAGGACATTCTGCAACCTATGACCCGGACTCCAAGTCGGTCTTTGTCTACGGGGGTCTGGGGAAGGGTCTGCGCTACAGCGAGCTGTACATCCTCGACACGGTCAGCTGGAAGTGGAGGCTCGTCACA GCAAAAGGGAACGTTCCCAGCTTGGCGTATCACTCGGCGATGTTCTACAAGAGGGAGCTCTTTGTGCTGGGTGGAGTCCAGCCGAGCGCGTCCTCCGGGGATAAACCCTGCAGCAGTGCCCTCTACATCTTCAACCCAGAGTTTGAACTGTGGTACAAGCCCATCGTGGACGGAGACAAACCTCTGCCGAGGTTTGG ACACTCGGCGACACTTCTCTCCCAGAGTCTGGTAATATTTGGTGGCCGAAATACTGCAACGTACCTCAACGACGTCTGTGTTCTGGATTTGG GATTCATGGAGTACACGGCCGTGAAGTGTGGGAACCTTCCTCCACTGCCTCGAGG GTTTCATGCAGCGCTGCCAGTGTCAGACAACAGGATTCTAGTCAGTGGAGGCGTCAGTGCGATCGGAGCCCTGCAGGACGTGCACATCTTCAACACGG ACACCAACCTGTGGAGCCCAGTGGCGTCgccgctgctctcctccaggcCCCGCGCCGGCCACAGCATGATAAGTTTGGGCTGCTCCACTCTAACGGACGCCGAGAAGCACGAACGGGGCCAAAACGTCAGCGTTCACTGCAGGTTGCTGGTGTTCGGCGGCTCTGACTGTTGTGGGACCTTCTACAACGATACGCTCAAGTGCACAGTGGAGATTCCAAGTTACAAATGA
- the gstz1 gene encoding maleylacetoacetate isomerase isoform X1 — translation MHLSLVGLTKPVLHGYFRSSCSWRVRIAFALKGIEYDQVPVNLIKDGGQQLTEEYKKLNPMQQVPAVEVDGIRLSQSLAVIQYIDETRPGPRLLPADPVKRAQVRMISDLIASGIQPLQNLYVLQKMGAEKVQWAQHFIVRGFEALEPMLKQTAGKYCVGDEISMADVCLVPQVYNAERFKVDVDAYPTIKMLNQTLVELEAFKVTHPSRQPDTPVDLRA, via the exons ATGCACTTGTCTTTAGTCGGCCTCACTAAG cCCGTTCTTCATGGATACTTCAGAAGCTCCTGCTCCTGGAGGGTTCGCATTG CTTTTGCTTTGAAGGGTATTGAATATGACCAGGTCCCAGTCAATCTGATCAAAGACGGGggtcagcag CTCACAGAGGAGTATAAAAAGTTAAACCCCATGCAACAAGTGCCTGCAGTGGAAGTCGATGGCATCCGCCTCTCTCAGTCG CTGGCAGTGATCCAGTACATCGATGAGACCAGGCCCGGCCCGCGGCTCCTTCCCGCAGACCCAGTCAAGCGTGCGCAGGTCCGCATGATAAGCGATCTGATTGCCTCTGGGATCCAGCCTCTACAG AATTTATACGTGCTGCAGAAAATGGGAGCAGAGAAAGTGCAGTGGGCTCAGCACTTCATCGTTCGTGGATTTGAAG CTCTGGAGCCCATGCTGAAGCAAACAGCTGGGAAATACTGTGTAGGCGATGAG ATTTCCATGGCGGACGTCTGTCTGGTTCCACAAGTCTACAACGCAGAGAG GTTCAAGGTGGACGTTGACGCATATCCAACCATCAAAATGCTAAATCAGACCCTAGTTGAGCTCGAGGCCTTTAAAGTGACCCACCCGTCTCGCCAACCAGACACACCCGTCGACCTGCGCGCATGA
- the gstz1 gene encoding maleylacetoacetate isomerase isoform X4, which produces MQQVPAVEVDGIRLSQSLAVIQYIDETRPGPRLLPADPVKRAQVRMISDLIASGIQPLQNLYVLQKMGAEKVQWAQHFIVRGFEALEPMLKQTAGKYCVGDEISMADVCLVPQVYNAERFKVDVDAYPTIKMLNQTLVELEAFKVTHPSRQPDTPVDLRA; this is translated from the exons ATGCAACAAGTGCCTGCAGTGGAAGTCGATGGCATCCGCCTCTCTCAGTCG CTGGCAGTGATCCAGTACATCGATGAGACCAGGCCCGGCCCGCGGCTCCTTCCCGCAGACCCAGTCAAGCGTGCGCAGGTCCGCATGATAAGCGATCTGATTGCCTCTGGGATCCAGCCTCTACAG AATTTATACGTGCTGCAGAAAATGGGAGCAGAGAAAGTGCAGTGGGCTCAGCACTTCATCGTTCGTGGATTTGAAG CTCTGGAGCCCATGCTGAAGCAAACAGCTGGGAAATACTGTGTAGGCGATGAG ATTTCCATGGCGGACGTCTGTCTGGTTCCACAAGTCTACAACGCAGAGAG GTTCAAGGTGGACGTTGACGCATATCCAACCATCAAAATGCTAAATCAGACCCTAGTTGAGCTCGAGGCCTTTAAAGTGACCCACCCGTCTCGCCAACCAGACACACCCGTCGACCTGCGCGCATGA
- the gstz1 gene encoding maleylacetoacetate isomerase isoform X2, which produces MATHTKPVLHGYFRSSCSWRVRIAFALKGIEYDQVPVNLIKDGGQQLTEEYKKLNPMQQVPAVEVDGIRLSQSLAVIQYIDETRPGPRLLPADPVKRAQVRMISDLIASGIQPLQNLYVLQKMGAEKVQWAQHFIVRGFEALEPMLKQTAGKYCVGDEISMADVCLVPQVYNAERFKVDVDAYPTIKMLNQTLVELEAFKVTHPSRQPDTPVDLRA; this is translated from the exons ATGGCAACCCACACTAAG cCCGTTCTTCATGGATACTTCAGAAGCTCCTGCTCCTGGAGGGTTCGCATTG CTTTTGCTTTGAAGGGTATTGAATATGACCAGGTCCCAGTCAATCTGATCAAAGACGGGggtcagcag CTCACAGAGGAGTATAAAAAGTTAAACCCCATGCAACAAGTGCCTGCAGTGGAAGTCGATGGCATCCGCCTCTCTCAGTCG CTGGCAGTGATCCAGTACATCGATGAGACCAGGCCCGGCCCGCGGCTCCTTCCCGCAGACCCAGTCAAGCGTGCGCAGGTCCGCATGATAAGCGATCTGATTGCCTCTGGGATCCAGCCTCTACAG AATTTATACGTGCTGCAGAAAATGGGAGCAGAGAAAGTGCAGTGGGCTCAGCACTTCATCGTTCGTGGATTTGAAG CTCTGGAGCCCATGCTGAAGCAAACAGCTGGGAAATACTGTGTAGGCGATGAG ATTTCCATGGCGGACGTCTGTCTGGTTCCACAAGTCTACAACGCAGAGAG GTTCAAGGTGGACGTTGACGCATATCCAACCATCAAAATGCTAAATCAGACCCTAGTTGAGCTCGAGGCCTTTAAAGTGACCCACCCGTCTCGCCAACCAGACACACCCGTCGACCTGCGCGCATGA
- the gstz1 gene encoding maleylacetoacetate isomerase isoform X3 — protein sequence MHLSLVGLTKPVLHGYFRSSCSWRVRIAFALKGIEYDQVPVNLIKDGGQQLTEEYKKLNPMQQVPAVEVDGIRLSQSLAVIQYIDETRPGPRLLPADPVKRAQVRMISDLIASGIQPLQNLYVLQKMGAEKVQWAQHFIVRGFEDFHGGRLSGSTSLQRREVQGGR from the exons ATGCACTTGTCTTTAGTCGGCCTCACTAAG cCCGTTCTTCATGGATACTTCAGAAGCTCCTGCTCCTGGAGGGTTCGCATTG CTTTTGCTTTGAAGGGTATTGAATATGACCAGGTCCCAGTCAATCTGATCAAAGACGGGggtcagcag CTCACAGAGGAGTATAAAAAGTTAAACCCCATGCAACAAGTGCCTGCAGTGGAAGTCGATGGCATCCGCCTCTCTCAGTCG CTGGCAGTGATCCAGTACATCGATGAGACCAGGCCCGGCCCGCGGCTCCTTCCCGCAGACCCAGTCAAGCGTGCGCAGGTCCGCATGATAAGCGATCTGATTGCCTCTGGGATCCAGCCTCTACAG AATTTATACGTGCTGCAGAAAATGGGAGCAGAGAAAGTGCAGTGGGCTCAGCACTTCATCGTTCGTGGATTTGAAG ATTTCCATGGCGGACGTCTGTCTGGTTCCACAAGTCTACAACGCAGAGAG GTTCAAGGTGGACGTTGA